CATTTTAACAAATACAACAAAAGAAGAGATGCACAAGGCAAACATAGAGCAACATGCACCGTATATCCGATTACTAGGCATGTCACAAAAAGGGCAAACGTATCTTTCTAAAAACAAAAAGAAAATAGAACTTCCAATCCTTACTCACACAAAAACGTATAAGCATTCCATTTTAGACATAGAAAAAAAAGCAAATACCATATATTTCTCCGCGTTACAAGAACCACTTCGGACGAAATGCATACAAAAAGACATTACACAACATCCAATTCGATATGATGAAACAACTAAAAAATTTCTATAAGAAAAAACCTCTCTGAGAAGGAGAGGTTTACTTTTTTTCTTCCATTTTTTCCAAATATGCTAACGCATCGTCTAGCGTATCGACTGGTACAATTTTCATCTTCGTTTTTATATCTTTCACAGCTTCAAGTGCATCTTTATAATTCGACTTCTTCGCTCCTTTTTCATTTGGCGCAAAGAATATTTCCGCTCCCGCGTCACTAGCAGCTACAACTTTTTGTTGAATTCCACCGATTGGTCCAACTTCTCCATTTTCGTTAATTGTTCCTGTTCCAGCGATTTCACGACCTTTCGTTAAATCATCCATCACAAGCTGATTATAAATTTCCAGTGTAAACATTAACCCTGCTGACGGACCTCCAATTTCATGGGAGTCTATTTTCACTTTTGGATCCACTACTAAATCCCTTTCCGTAACGATAGAAACTCCTATACCAACACGTCCTTTTCCATCAGGAATTTGCTTTACATTTAACGTTTCTTTAAGGTGTTTACCGCCTCGCATATATTCAATACTTACTGCATCGCCTTCTTTTTTCCCTTTCATATATTCTACAAATTGATCCGCTTTTTCAAAAGTATGTCCGTCAACAGCTACAATTACATCTCCAAGCTTTAACTTACCTTCTGACGGCATATTTTTCGCTATTCCAGCAACTAGTACACCTTTATTTTGAAATGAAACTGAGCGATTTGCACGTTTATATGCGTTATAAATTGCCGCATTTTGAGAATCTTTCATTGCATATTCTTGGCGAAACTGATATTCTTCATCACTCTCTCCTCTTTGCAATATCTCTTCAGCTTTTGAAATATGATTATATTTATTAAACTGCGCGGTTATTAAATCCACAACATTTGCAGGTCCCATTGAAACGGTTACAAGCATAAAATCCCCAGACTCTTTCGTCCCGCCATCCACTTGGACATACGGTGCTAATTTCGCTGCCATACCTGGCTTTGTTACATAGTATGGGAGACGAACGTATACAAGCAGCATCGCCAATATCATCCCTATTAAAATTGCATATACAAACCGAAAACGCTTAAACATTATTTTTCTCCTTCCACTGCTCGATTAGTAAGTAAATGTTTTGAATATGTTTTTTCGCTTCATCTTCTCCAACTTGAATAATGTCTTCAATATGCGTAAAAGCACGAGAACTAAACTGTTCTACTGCCGGGCGCATCATTAAATCTGAGGCTATTTGCCTATTTACTACAAGTTCATGTTGCATAATTTCAATACTCTGCATAATCACATCATAAATAGACGTAACCTCCCCATTCACCTTAATAGGGGACACATCAACAGCAATAACAATGTCTGCACCTAATTCTTTGACAACGGATACCGGAATACGATCAATTACTCCACCATCTACTAATAAACGGCCATCTATCTTCTCCGGAACGAACACTCCTGGCACAGAGATGCTAGCTCTTACTGCATCTGCAATAGGACCGCTTGTAAATACAACTTTTTCCCCCTTTAAAATGTCAGTAGCCACAACAGCAGTTGGGATATCTAACTCTTCTAATTTTTTATTATATGTAAACATTCTAATCATATCTTTGACACGTTTTCCAGAAATAAATCCCATTTTCGGCACAGTAAAATCTAAATAATACTTTCTTTTAAATACAGTTGCCAGTCGGTAAAGCCTATCCACATTACAACTTGCTGCATAAAACGTACCAATTAAAGCCCCCATGCTGCTCCCTGCAATCATATGAATAGGAATACCCGAGTCTCGTAGCACTTTTATTACTCCGACGTGAGCAAAACCTTTCGCGCCTCCAGACCCAAGAGCTAAACCTATTTTCGGTTCCTTCATTCTTCTCACCCTTAAATTTTTTTCACTCCCTTTTTCATACTTATGGTCTAAACTGGCCATGTATCCACGTATACTGAAATGAACATTTTTGGGACAAAGGGGGGATTTTGTAACATGTATGAAAAATGGAAAACAGCTTTTTTCACCATAACAATGCTATTTCTAACATTCTCTCTCGTACTTCACCCCCAAGCCGCTTTGCAAGCTTCCATTCGCGGATTAAATATATGGTGGGAAGTTGTCTTTCCTTCACTATTACCTTTTTTCATCGTTGCAGAACTTTTAATTAGTATAGGTGTTGTAAAATTTATTGGTGTCATTTTAGAACCGTTTATGCGCCCGCTCTTTCGCGTCCCTGGTATAGGCGGATTTGTTTGGGCAATGGGAATGGCTTCTGGATTCCCTGCTGGTGCCAAATTAAGCGCTAGACTGCGCAAAAGCAACCAGCTAACACAAATTGAAGCTGAACGACTTGTATCTTTTACAAACTCTTCTAATCCACTATTTATTTTCGGCGCTGTTTCTATTGGTTTTTTTAACAATCCAAAATTAGGTTTCGTATTGGCCGCTGCACATTATATGAGCAATTTTACTGTTGGATTACTTATGCGTTTTTACGGTAATAACAATACTTACATAAAAGACAAACAATCTATCCAAAAACACCCCTTTCAAAACGCATTTTCTATCCTACACGAGACACGCCTACAAGAAAAAAGACCAATTGGAAAACTCCTTGGAGATGCTATCGTTTCTTCCATTCAAACCTTACTAATGATAGGTGGATTTATTATTTTATTCTCTGTTTTAAACAAAATGATTACCGTCTTTCAAATTACAGAAGCACTTGCTTTTATTATGCAACATATTTTATCATTCTTCCAACTGTCCATCCAGTTTAGCATCCCTATTTTATCAGGTATTTTCGAAATGACACTTGGAAGTCAAATGATTAGTCAAACAAATAAAACGACACTTCTTGAGCAAGCGATGGTGACAAGCTTCATTCTTGCATTTAGTGGCCTTTCTATACAAGCTCAAGTAGCAAGTATATTAGCTGAGACAGATATCCGCTTTAAACCTTACTTTTTCGCACGAATTATTCAAAGTATTCTCGCTCCTATTTTCACCTTTATATTTTGGGGACCATTTTATGAAAAAGTACATTCTTTCTCTCCCACTCAGGAAGATATCCCTGTTTTCTTATTCGGCCATTCTTCCACCCTTAATGAAGCCTATGGATTATTCCTTCACTACGGTCCTATTTTCACCTTATTTTGTTTATATTTATATGTTATTTTATTATTCTTACGCATCATAAATAAAGAAAAACCCCGTTCATTTTAACGGGGTTTGGAACTTTTCTTTTAATGCACGCTCTACAACAGGTGGAACAAGATCTACTACACTTCCTCCGTAACGAGCAACTTCTTTCACAATGCTTGAACTTAAAAATGAGTATTGATTATTTGTCATAATAAAAAAGGTTTCAATATTGTCATCTAACTTGCGGTTCATCGACGTAATTTGCATCTCATATTCAAAATCGGAAACCGCACGTAAACCGCGTAAAATCGCGTTTGCATTACGCATTTTCGCATATTCAACCAGCAATCCACTATGTGAATCAACCTTTACATTCGGAATATCCTTTGTTGCCTCTCGAATTAATTCTAAGCGTTCTTCTACTGAAAAAAGTGGTTTCTTAGATGAATTGTTTAAGACAACAACATATACCTCATCAAATACTTTTGCTCCCCTTTTAATAATATCCAAATGCCCAAGAGTTATTGGATCAAAGCTTCCTGAAGAAATTGCTATGCTTGTCATTCGGTCCCCTCACCTTCATACTTATAAATCGAAATTGCTGTAATTCCATAGTTTTCAGCTCTTACCTTTACAAGCTCCCCTATTGTATCAGGCAAGACTACATCATCACCATGTTCTGCCATGATTAGCCCATCTTTGTTCAATAATCCATGTTGATCCATCACACTAATTAAAGATACAATTTTTTGATCTTTATATGGGGGATCTATCAGTATAAGGTCAAATGACATTTCACGTTTTATAAGTGCCTTTACAGCACGTTCTGCATCATTTCGATACACTTCAGCTTGATCATGCACTCTGCAACTTTCTAAATTTTGATGAATCACCTTTACAGCTTTACTATCTCGATCAACAAAAATAGCTTTGTCAATCCCTCTGCTAAGCGCCTCAATCCCAAGCCCTCCACTTCCACCAAATAAATCAAGGGCAATTCCCCCGTCAAAATAAGGACCTATCATATTAAAAATAGATTCTTTTACTTTATCTGTCGTTGGACGCGTTGTATTACCTGGCACAGCTTTAAGCGGATGCCCTTTACATTTTCCTGAAACTACTCTCATTTGCAGTCACTACCTTTATTTCAATCTATCGGCGATTATTACAGGTAAACTTCTACCTCAGTAACCGCTATCAAATTCTATTGTTTTCTGAAGGTTTCCATCAATTCACCACTTAGCGAAAAGAAAACCAATCATGATTAGGATAACTTTCCGCCATCCCATATGTATATTTATCTCATTATTTGTGAGCGTGAAGCCTATATTTATGCAAGTTTCACTTTACCTTTTTTATCCTATCATAAAATAAAAAAAAGAAAAATAAAAAGCCTAAGAGAAATTTTAATTTCATTATGTATATCTTCATTTAGATTGGACATAAATAAGTATAACAACATCACCTTCGATGTTGTTGCCAACCGCGGAGAAGACTTACGTTTCCCCATAAGTTCTTCCTCCGGTTTCTCCTCTCCCTTTGCCTTCTTACTAGTACATACTAGTATAAGAAGGGCCCTGCTTTGCAGGGTTTTTTTTCTTTGCCCGCTTTTCATTTAAAAAATGAAATGATACAGTAAAAGAAAGAGGAGGAAAAAATATGATTCAACGTTTTATTGAACTCGGAGAAGGCTACTCTGATTTATATGAATTACTTGAAATTGCCAAAGCGAATAAAGAACGTGTAACACATATGTTACAATTCGAAACTTTAAAGAACGAAAAAAAGATGTGTTCACTCGTTGTAGTATTGAAACCAACAACTACTGGTGATTTCCAACCACTTTACATATGCCGTGAAGGAATTCCTGTACTTGAAAATAAAAAAAGTAAACGCATCATTTTATTTGAAGAAACAGCAGAAGAAATCGAAAAAAAAGTTACTTCATTTACGGTAAAACCATCAACTACTTTCCCTGAAAAGGAATTATACTTTAATCACCTTATCGGTATTCTAAGAATGAACCATTTCATTCCTCCGATGCAGTAACATCATTTTCAAATTAGAAATTTTATTTACTAAAATACCCCCTACCAAAATTGGTAGGGGGTATTTTAGGATCAACTATAATCGTATTCTTTCGCTCGATCTGGACGTGAATTCTCAAATTCCGTTTTTAAGAACGGGCGATACGACTGTTCTATTTTTTTTACAAAAGGAAGTTTATTCAACCTTTGCATCATATGCTCTATTTGTTCCATATCACAATATACAACTGCATATTTTAATCGCTTCGATATGTAATGAATATTACCATATTTCCTTAAAATTTTGGCATGTTTCAATGAGTGTAAATAAACAATCATACTTTGTCGTTGCCCGAACATAATCTTCTCCATCTTCTCCTTTTACATACTTATATTCTTGTATTTTATAAAAACCAATCAGAAATTTGTGACATTATAGCACGTTATAGATCAAACTCTGTATACGTTTTCCTCCATATTCTAAAAAACGGGGCACATCACCCCGTCTTTTTACAACCGCAACCACCGCCTGTGCCACAGCCACCACCGCAACCACCAGCATCAAAAAATGGATTTCCGGTCGGAACTTTAATGGAAGATGAAACTTCAGAACCAATCGCTGCACTAACTTCATCTAATAACTTCTGCAAAGCATTTTCTACTTTTTTAAAAGCAGCAATTTTTTCATGCAGATCTACAGACCGCTTCAATTCCCTCATATTTGTTGAAACAAAAGTATAATCTGGATGATATTTACCAAAACGTTGTACTTCTTCATATCGTTCTTTCATTGCTGTAAATTGACGAATTAACGTTTGAGCTTCCAAATCTTCTTGTAAAGCCCGATAACATTTACGATAATCCTCTGCTATATCTGAACAGATAATCGCTTTCGCAAGCTCCTCTGCCTTATCTAAAACCAATACGCTTTCAAGCGTCGCTACAATCATGAGAGACACCTCCGAGTCTTCATCATAACACATTTAGAACAGAACTACTAATGGAAGTGTCTCAACTAAATGGAAAGAGATGAGTCCTACTACTTGTCATACAATTTTTTTAAACTCTTATACACAAATATGCTCCGCGATATTATATTTGAGTACACCCCATCTTCCTTGCTCTTCTTTCACATAACTAATACATGCATTCTTTAATGGGGTTTTAAATGTGATTTCATCTGGCGAAATCGCGTGTAAAATCGCTTTTATCGCATGTGAGTGTGCAACAATTATAATACGCTTCCCCTCATGGATTTGAGCAATATCTTGTAAGGCAACAAAACAGCGTTCTACAATTTCCTCATCTTTCTCCATACCTTCTACGTTACCTTCTGCAATTAACTCTCTAACTGTAGAAACTGGTTTTCCAGAAGCCTCGCCAAAATTCCGTTCCACAAATCGCTCATCAAGCAAAATAGACTGTATCCCAATAGCTTCGGCAATTGCCCTAGCCGTTTCCTGCGCTCTAATTAAAGGACTACTTATAATAATATCCCATGACTCTAGTTGCAAGGCAGCTGCACTTTGACTTGCTTGCTTCTTCCCAACTTCATTAAGCGGAATATCTTCACGCCCTTGAATAATCTCCTGAAAATTCCAATCAGTTTGTCCATGTCGTACTAAACAAATTTCCGTCATGCTGCAACTCCTCCTTTCCATAATCCGCTTCTATTGTAACAAAAGTTTCGCATGACGGACATAATTTTCCCTTCCAATTACGTTGCATTTTGCTGCTTCATATATTGAAACATATCTATCATTATAGAAGCAACAGCCAATTGATTTTGAAACTTTTCTACCTTATCTGGAATTGTCTTTTTAAAATGCTGCATAGCAGCTAACTCAAACGCTTCTTTTTCTTCTGGATTACGTGACAATTTCCGATACCAGTATGGCTGTTCCCGAATATAACGTGTTAAATCTTCATCAGCTTTTATAAATTCCATAAGCTCTGCCCTCATCCTCTTTTCCTCCTAATCTTTTTGAAAGAAAAACGGATTATTTTCAGAAGTTGTTTGCTCTTGTTGCGTACGATTCCCCTGAAATTGTTGAATCACTTGTTGCACGCTACCAATAGCACTCGTCACATTAGCTAAATGATGCTGCATTTGTTCCACATCTAGCTTTTTAAAGAAAGAAAGCATTTGTCTCATCACATCAGCAGTTTTTTCCTCTTCAGTTCGATTATCTTTTTCTTTTTTATTTTCTTTTACTGAAGAAAAAGCAGACGCTCCATCAGGTCTATAAGTTGCCCATATTGGATCTTCTTCACCAAGTAAGTACCATTCTTCATAAAATTGTTGCCAAGTTTTTTGACCACTTCTAACTTCATGAACCATTTTAGGGTGATGGTTTACAAACTCTTTAAACTGTTGAACCGAAGGGTGTAACGGTCCTTTTGTTGTTGGCATAATCCTCACCTCTTCATATATATCTACTATATTGTAAGAAAAAAAAGGCGCATGGTTCGCCTATTTTTAGACGATTCATGCACCTTTTTATTTACGAATGAAGTTTTGCGTATAAAATTTACCATATACGCCAACACCTAACCCAGTAAATTGCTCGTTTAATAAATTTTTCCGATGTCCTTCACTATTTAACCAACCTTGTACCGCTGCAATTCCATCATTATGTTGCGCCGCTATATTCTCACCAGCAAGTTGAAAAGCAACTTGCCCACGCTGTAAGCGATCACCTAATGTCCCAAAAGTAGGAGAATCATGCGAAAAATAATTATTATCTTTCATATCTTTGCTATGTCCAAATGCAACATCGGCAGTTGGTTGATCCCATGTTAATAATGATAATTCATGACGACTTCTAATAATATTTGTTAAGTCTAAAATCTGCTTCCTATTCCCGTCCTCTACTTGTTTCGTCTTTTCTGGAGCCATCGGTTGCTCTGCCATTAATTCACCCGAATATACAAGCTGATATGGTCTTTGTCGAAGTAATGTATCATCATCCATATAGCGAATCCCAACAAGCTCATGTGTAAAATGATCAAAGTATAATTGTGCCCATCCATCTTCTGTCGAAATTAATGGCTGTTCCATCATTTCTGTATCGGACAACTCAAATTGATAGTTATTTTTTCCCCTCTTTAAAGAAATTTCATGTGAGAATGGATTTTTTTTATAGACTTCTTCATATTTTTCATTTATATGATAAGGTGCTACAGGAACCTGTTTCCCTGCAACATACGCCGTTACAACCTTACGTTCATCAACTCCAAATTGAACATATTGAGATAAATCTTGATTATATACCCACCACTCATAACCGTAGGCAGACGGTTCAATTCGAGATGGCTCCCCCCATTTCGCTAACAAGTTTTCAGAATCCCCACCGATAATACTTGAAACAGTCTCCGGAGTTCCTTCTTGTACTTGTTTTTTCTTCTTTACAATTTTACTTTCTTGCTTAGAATGAGATGGGGCTAATATATATTTTGAAACGAGCAATTTCCCGTATAAATCAATACCTAAAATAACAACCGTAATCATTACGATACGCAATAATTTCTTCAAACGATATACCTCCTGAACAAAACATAAAGTTGAGATATACACAAATCATTTTCTTTCCTTTTTGTGTGTACCGTACTCATTTCACTATATCATATTTTTATGAAAAAAGCCGTGATTCTCCCTTTTCTCTCAATATGAATTGCGATTTCTCATTATTCATACTATTATAAAATTAAAGGTCTTAAATTTGAATACGGAGGGATTTCATGCAATTTACAAACACAAAACTTAGCGGCACAGTAGTTGACTTTACTCTTTTAACTGAAATTATGCAAAATCATCATTTTGTACTTGCTGGACAGTGGGATTACGAGCGAGTTACATACGATTATAAATTTGAAATATTGAAAGATGTCTATTATTTACGTGTACAAGGATTTGCTATCGAAGGTGAAATTGGTGGGAAACACGCGCAAGTGAAACTACTTCCACCTTTATTAGGAAAACATTATTATCCGCATGGCGTTGAATACGGTGAAAATGAAAATTTCCCTACAAATGTACTTCAAAAAAGCGAACAACTCCTACAAAATATCGAAAAAGAACTGAAAGAATTTCAAATTATCGAGTAAGGAAATAAAACAAGCGCATCCGTATGATGCGCTTGTTTTATTTCGTTTGTAAATACGGTGGCAACTCTTGTAATTGCTCCTTATCTTTTTCTCGCTCTCTACGTGCCCATCTAAAAAATACATAACCGATAATTGTACCGTACACTATTTCCTGGACAATTTTCATAATGATGCCCCCTGTTTGTTGATCTTGTACAATTGGCATCCAATGTAAGAATTCCGGACCAGTGATATTTAAATCTGATAATGTCCCGGCTGGTACACAAAGTTCCATCGCTTTCATCCACGCATTCGGATCCGTATACGTTGCAAATAATGGTTCAGTCGCAAAAATTATTAATGCACAAGCTGGCGTTAATAAAATACCGTTAGCAAACATATAACCAAGTTTCTTTATATCACTTAATGTTTGATATTCTGGTAACGGATTTAACATTGGCCACCACATCATCATAGCTGCAAAGAACAGTACAGCAAGACAAATAGGATGTGCTATCTGACTTTGTTTCACTGCATCAAAAACAACTGGCAAATGATAAAAAGAAAATAGACCATTAAATACAAATAGGGCGATAAGTGGTTTAGCAAACACCTTTAACATTATTTGAACAAACTTAAAAGAAGTAACATAACGATACAACCAAACTGGTATACCTAGTAGTAATAACGGAGGGACTGCAATATACATCACGGCCATCTCAAACATGTGTGCACTAAATATAATGTGCCCAATTAAATCAACAGGACCTCCTTTTACAAAATATAATAGGACAATTCCTGTTATAAAATAAAACTTCTGTTTTTTACTTACCTTCGTCGCATCTTCAAATCTTGTTCTATACGGTCCGATGATCAGAAAATAACTGACCAGAATCGAAATCATAAACAATAAAAAAACTGGGCTCCATAACGCTTGAAAACCAAATATCCATAAATTGCTCATTTTCACACCTACCTTTTCAAAAAGTTTCTTATCCCTCATATGAAAAGAGGGCCATGATAACTCAAAGGCCCCCTATCTACTATTCTTTAAATCCATACAATTGTCATAAAAGCTAAAATCGTTAACAACCCTATTAACAAGCCAGAATACAAGAAGAAACTTGCTGCTTCATGTCCTTTATGACTCATATGCATGAAATAATAGAGTTGAAATATAACTTGAACGACTGCTAACAATAAAATAAATGGCACAGAGAAAACTGGACTAAACGTTTTCGGATATGCAACCGCTACGAAAGCGACTAATGTTAAGAAAATCATTAAAGCAAATGTAATAACTTGATGTCTCATTTCCTCTGCACTTTTTCTTTTCCGATAAACAAGATCCACCTTTAGGTTATTTGTATTTGTTTGCTTAATCGCCATTGTTTATCCCACCATTCCCATCAAATATACTACAGTGAAAATAAACACCCAAACTACGTCAATAAAATGCCAATAAATAGATGCAACATAAAATTTTGGAGCATTGTATAAATTCAATCCTCGCTTCGCATTACGGAAAATCAATGTTAAAATCCATAACAATCCAAACAATACGTGCAGTCCATGTGTACCAACAAGAGCATAAAACGCAGATCCGAACGCACTACTTCTCATCGTATGCTTAAATTCATGTGTATAATGATAAAACTCATATATTTCAAATCCTAAAAACCCTAAACCAAGCAATACTGTGATTAGTAACCAAATTTGCATTTGCTTAAAATTAAAGTTCTTCATATGATACATTGCATACACACTCGTTAAACTACTTGTTAATAGCAGCATCGTCATAATGAAAACGAGCGGCATTTGAAACATTTCTTGAGAAGTTGGACCACCGTTTGTAGAATTCTTTAATGCTAAATATGTGCCAAATAAGGAAGCGAACAATACTGTTTCGCCTCCAAGAAATAACCAAAAACCAACAAATTTATTTTTCCCCTCAAGGGTTGCTTTTTCAGGCTCTGCTGGAAATGTTTCATTCGTTAACTTTTCATCTACATGCATTATGCCTTGCCCCCCTTATCCTCTAAATCTTCCTTATGAATATGATAGCCGTGATCATCGGTTACTGAGCGAAGGAACATTGTTCCAAATGTAATGATTAAACCAAGAATCGCTACGACTAACCAAAGCTTATCCTTTCCACCTTGCATATACATAGCACCAAATGCGGCTATAAATAAACCAAGAGAAATGATAAACGGTGAAAATGAAGGATTTGGCATATGAATATCACCAACCGGTTCTGCCGCTGTCATTTCCTTATTACCTTCACGTTTTTCAATCCAAAACGGATCTAATCCGCGAACGAATGGTAACTGTTTAAAATTGTATTCTGGCGTAGGTGCTGGCATTGTCCATTCTAACGTACGCGCATCCCATGGGTCACGACCAGCTTGCTCTTTCGAAACTGTCGTTTTTATAACATTGAACAAAAGAACAATCGTTCCAAGGGCCATGAAAACTGCACCAATAGAACTGATCATATTCCCCGTCTCTAATCCTTGCCCCTCTAGATATGTGTAGTAACGACGTGGCATACCAATTAAACCAAGGAAATGCTGAATAAAGAATGTTAAATGGAAACCGATAAAGAATAACCAGAATGTTATTTTCCCCAAAGTTTCATTTAATACTTTATTAAACATAAGCGGCCAATAATAATGTGCACCTGCAAGTAGACCAAATACAACCCCACCAACGATTACATAGTGAAAATGTGCTACTACGAAATAATTATCATGAAATTGGTAGTCCGCTGGTGCAGAAGCAAGCATAACTCCTGTAACTCCACCCATAACGAATGATGGAATAAAGGCAACAGCCCACATCATTGGTGTTGTAAACCTGATACTTCCCCCCCACATTGTAAAGAGCCAGTTAAATATTTTAATACCTGTTGGAACTGCAATTGCCATTGTTGCAACCGAAAAAATAGCATTCGCAACAGGACCAAGACCAACGGTGAACATATGATGCGCCCATACCATAAATCCTAAAAATCCAATTAATACTGTTGCAAATACCATAGATGAGTAACCAAATAATCGTTTT
The DNA window shown above is from Bacillus clarus and carries:
- a CDS encoding YlbG family protein; its protein translation is MFGQRQSMIVYLHSLKHAKILRKYGNIHYISKRLKYAVVYCDMEQIEHMMQRLNKLPFVKKIEQSYRPFLKTEFENSRPDRAKEYDYS
- a CDS encoding YugN family protein, which produces MQFTNTKLSGTVVDFTLLTEIMQNHHFVLAGQWDYERVTYDYKFEILKDVYYLRVQGFAIEGEIGGKHAQVKLLPPLLGKHYYPHGVEYGENENFPTNVLQKSEQLLQNIEKELKEFQIIE
- a CDS encoding DUF7147 family protein, with translation MIQRFIELGEGYSDLYELLEIAKANKERVTHMLQFETLKNEKKMCSLVVVLKPTTTGDFQPLYICREGIPVLENKKSKRIILFEETAEEIEKKVTSFTVKPSTTFPEKELYFNHLIGILRMNHFIPPMQ
- a CDS encoding SepM family pheromone-processing serine protease; its protein translation is MFKRFRFVYAILIGMILAMLLVYVRLPYYVTKPGMAAKLAPYVQVDGGTKESGDFMLVTVSMGPANVVDLITAQFNKYNHISKAEEILQRGESDEEYQFRQEYAMKDSQNAAIYNAYKRANRSVSFQNKGVLVAGIAKNMPSEGKLKLGDVIVAVDGHTFEKADQFVEYMKGKKEGDAVSIEYMRGGKHLKETLNVKQIPDGKGRVGIGVSIVTERDLVVDPKVKIDSHEIGGPSAGLMFTLEIYNQLVMDDLTKGREIAGTGTINENGEVGPIGGIQQKVVAASDAGAEIFFAPNEKGAKKSNYKDALEAVKDIKTKMKIVPVDTLDDALAYLEKMEEKK
- a CDS encoding CAP domain-containing protein; translated protein: MKKLLRIVMITVVILGIDLYGKLLVSKYILAPSHSKQESKIVKKKKQVQEGTPETVSSIIGGDSENLLAKWGEPSRIEPSAYGYEWWVYNQDLSQYVQFGVDERKVVTAYVAGKQVPVAPYHINEKYEEVYKKNPFSHEISLKRGKNNYQFELSDTEMMEQPLISTEDGWAQLYFDHFTHELVGIRYMDDDTLLRQRPYQLVYSGELMAEQPMAPEKTKQVEDGNRKQILDLTNIIRSRHELSLLTWDQPTADVAFGHSKDMKDNNYFSHDSPTFGTLGDRLQRGQVAFQLAGENIAAQHNDGIAAVQGWLNSEGHRKNLLNEQFTGLGVGVYGKFYTQNFIRK
- the coaD gene encoding pantetheine-phosphate adenylyltransferase, which produces MTSIAISSGSFDPITLGHLDIIKRGAKVFDEVYVVVLNNSSKKPLFSVEERLELIREATKDIPNVKVDSHSGLLVEYAKMRNANAILRGLRAVSDFEYEMQITSMNRKLDDNIETFFIMTNNQYSFLSSSIVKEVARYGGSVVDLVPPVVERALKEKFQTPLK
- the rsmD gene encoding 16S rRNA (guanine(966)-N(2))-methyltransferase RsmD, which translates into the protein MRVVSGKCKGHPLKAVPGNTTRPTTDKVKESIFNMIGPYFDGGIALDLFGGSGGLGIEALSRGIDKAIFVDRDSKAVKVIHQNLESCRVHDQAEVYRNDAERAVKALIKREMSFDLILIDPPYKDQKIVSLISVMDQHGLLNKDGLIMAEHGDDVVLPDTIGELVKVRAENYGITAISIYKYEGEGTE
- the ylbJ gene encoding sporulation integral membrane protein YlbJ, whose protein sequence is MYEKWKTAFFTITMLFLTFSLVLHPQAALQASIRGLNIWWEVVFPSLLPFFIVAELLISIGVVKFIGVILEPFMRPLFRVPGIGGFVWAMGMASGFPAGAKLSARLRKSNQLTQIEAERLVSFTNSSNPLFIFGAVSIGFFNNPKLGFVLAAAHYMSNFTVGLLMRFYGNNNTYIKDKQSIQKHPFQNAFSILHETRLQEKRPIGKLLGDAIVSSIQTLLMIGGFIILFSVLNKMITVFQITEALAFIMQHILSFFQLSIQFSIPILSGIFEMTLGSQMISQTNKTTLLEQAMVTSFILAFSGLSIQAQVASILAETDIRFKPYFFARIIQSILAPIFTFIFWGPFYEKVHSFSPTQEDIPVFLFGHSSTLNEAYGLFLHYGPIFTLFCLYLYVILLFLRIINKEKPRSF
- a CDS encoding patatin-like phospholipase family protein, translated to MKEPKIGLALGSGGAKGFAHVGVIKVLRDSGIPIHMIAGSSMGALIGTFYAASCNVDRLYRLATVFKRKYYLDFTVPKMGFISGKRVKDMIRMFTYNKKLEELDIPTAVVATDILKGEKVVFTSGPIADAVRASISVPGVFVPEKIDGRLLVDGGVIDRIPVSVVKELGADIVIAVDVSPIKVNGEVTSIYDVIMQSIEIMQHELVVNRQIASDLMMRPAVEQFSSRAFTHIEDIIQVGEDEAKKHIQNIYLLIEQWKEKNNV
- a CDS encoding YlbF family regulator, translating into MIVATLESVLVLDKAEELAKAIICSDIAEDYRKCYRALQEDLEAQTLIRQFTAMKERYEEVQRFGKYHPDYTFVSTNMRELKRSVDLHEKIAAFKKVENALQKLLDEVSAAIGSEVSSSIKVPTGNPFFDAGGCGGGCGTGGGCGCKKTG
- a CDS encoding histidine phosphatase family protein — translated: MTEICLVRHGQTDWNFQEIIQGREDIPLNEVGKKQASQSAAALQLESWDIIISSPLIRAQETARAIAEAIGIQSILLDERFVERNFGEASGKPVSTVRELIAEGNVEGMEKDEEIVERCFVALQDIAQIHEGKRIIIVAHSHAIKAILHAISPDEITFKTPLKNACISYVKEEQGRWGVLKYNIAEHICV
- a CDS encoding YlbD family protein; the encoded protein is MPTTKGPLHPSVQQFKEFVNHHPKMVHEVRSGQKTWQQFYEEWYLLGEEDPIWATYRPDGASAFSSVKENKKEKDNRTEEEKTADVMRQMLSFFKKLDVEQMQHHLANVTSAIGSVQQVIQQFQGNRTQQEQTTSENNPFFFQKD
- a CDS encoding YlbE-like family protein; protein product: MRAELMEFIKADEDLTRYIREQPYWYRKLSRNPEEKEAFELAAMQHFKKTIPDKVEKFQNQLAVASIMIDMFQYMKQQNAT